Proteins found in one Macrobrachium nipponense isolate FS-2020 chromosome 4, ASM1510439v2, whole genome shotgun sequence genomic segment:
- the LOC135210742 gene encoding uncharacterized protein LOC135210742 yields the protein MTNIMSAPEKKKVLQALNIVRQKFRGKQMLVADLQSENALLKRHLFLGNRANVAQNSPGPDSRSVPLSNNLEASTSQPSTSFLVSRALRQSEQLPPNVSVSGLQVRTEVQQSQNNQVQLTQQLPMTSLSQAQTLPAQSSLQVAPQQPSLATDLEEIESFIVTIQHQLQASQSETKSSQAAVNSRLSQQPIHNSGKHTEDVEVTYVASMTTVQSHKRTQTQQPLPKQTNTSTNNLQTLHYPAQQPSHSPQGQKQSHRNSAENLQFPQHSLLRHIVQRSHNPEQVPKNTTQNIHGPQNSSQQPFAQRPQNLPQIHPSQHPQQPHLQGIQQVNNSGGHMHPPLGSQQPLDQRICNANQIESPANYNVQSQQQHRNCTFFPQPSYRNSSHHFPPTQYSPQQHFQRPQNPQNLQPSHHCQSGRSTQDHSISQQTLQNPQVPPPPKPVQIQPTLGQANQAALPSYQHILGTLQRPQESPDYSYQKLNDVGQSPRFRAPLLPKQRYQQPNTSARNIQGAPSSIQQLPSIHGLEQAHIDHLNQFNASQRSPNGSNSKNMHPSGGQVTSTVNSIPSKNTFSQSNSQESPEQNREQQVTQTQTPPINVQENRQNLPVTGMETTETNIQLRNQQNSGSLAKSSTELTHSFNQNRDLSDIKLQKKQREFLSQPGIQNVRDIEGPFVNIIKEEPLSEMSENCVGTKIRTKDSLDVSEFFHLEEITAVPAAKISRRPEVVSGTEKRVASRESSLERNVDIPPHAIITPPQTPPTPIPSTSGRSTSPVMSINTIQVMKKLSSQDYNRTQQVMVDSDFTYCKLEKNNENSIAISNTVSHVTEAPSKSLQSLSDIFLERKKSRGPGSFLSRSLTGDISVDGSELEGNKSTTREKCSQESSVKSSSKNKENGPKEIAGLKQPSDLRADLATDLSSTSPDNAGWLAKCTDKSIKLLRNNNVLETTKRQDQELTFSCSEEADKTHEESRVLFSNSKEVQSCVMPDNSQKEIAGIEGVGTSSEFSAVESLVVFSTSSSTVYKSNENISQNKKNIEDSPQRVRHSSGKRSSRDKGEISRTEYVIESVKSEPVNKGLKSLSFSQLESSLSELNGFVEYVHVTDHREELEIISPRKIKGARDGLKDLEVSPHASDVQEEKWTIQESSVNNDDTEKSDYFYKIFLCTDEVTGRVTNPEVIPECCPMCYTAICPSRITVNTDTFDMVTVCIGCELTILMSWMVKADAGINKRRPGPRSRRRIGPKRLRCNTEQ from the exons ATGACTAACATCATGTCGGCTCCTGAAAAAAA GAAGGTTCTTCAGGCATTGAATATTGTGCGACAAAAGTTTAGAGGGAAACAGATGCTGGTTGCAGATCTCCAATCTGAGAACGCACTTCTGaagagacatttgtttcttgGGAACCGGGCAAATGTAGCACAGAACAGTCCGGGCCCAGACTCACGTAGTGTGCCGCTTTCAAATAACTTGGAGGCTAGCACTTCACAGCCCAGTACAAGTTTTCTAGTCTCCAGAGCTTTACGACAGTCAGAACAGTTACCCCCTAATGTTTCTGTATCTGGGCTACAGGTTCGCACTGAAGTGCAGCAAAGCCAAAATAACCAAGTTCAGCTGACACAGCAGCTCCCTATGACCTCCCTTTCACAAGCACAGACATTACCTGCTCAGTCGTCTTTGCAGGTTGCGCCACAACAGCCATCTCTAGCGACGGATTTAGAAGAAATTGAATCATTTATTGTTACAATACAACACCAGTTACAAGCATCGCAGAGTGAAACAAAAAGTTCGCAGGCAGCTGTCAATTCTAGACTAAGTCAGCAACCAATTCATAACTCTGGTAAACATACTGAAGATGTTGAAGTTACATATGTTGCTTCAATGACAACAGTGCAATCCCATAAAAGAACTCAAACCCAGCAGCCATtacctaaacaaacaaacacttctACCAACAATCTCCAGACATTACATTATCCTGCACAGCAGCCTTCTCACAGTCCTCAGGGTCAAAAACAATCACATAGGAATTCAGCTGAAAATCTTCAGTTTCCGCAGCATTCCCTGCTGCGGCATATTGTTCAGAGGTCTCACAACCCTGAGCAAGTACCTAAAAACACAACTCAGAATATTCATGGACCACAGAATTCTTCGCAGCAGCCATTTGCACAAAGGCCTCAGAATCTTCCGCAAATTCATCCATCACAGCATCCTCAGCAACCTCATTTGCAAGGAATCCAACAAGTAAATAACAGTGGGGGTCATATGCATCCACCACTGGGTTCTCAACAGCCCCTTGACCAAAGGATTTGTAATGCCAACCAAATAGAAAGTCCTGCTAATTATAATGTTCAGTCACAACAACAACATCGGAACTGCACTTTTTTTCCGCAGCCATCATACAGAAACAGTAGTCATCATTTTCCACCCACACAGTATTCACCACAGCAACATTTTCAGAGGCCTCAAAATCCTCAGAATCTTCAACCATCACACCATTGTCAGAGTGGCAGATCCACTCAAGACCACTCCATTAGTCAACAAACTCTGCAAAATCCACAAGTTCCACCACCACCAAAGCCAGTACAAATTCAACCGACTCTTGGTCAGGCAAATCAGGCTGCTTTACCAAGTTACCAACACATATTGGGAACATTGCAGAGACCTCAGGAGTCTCCAGATTACTCATACCAAAAACTCAATGATGTTGGTCAGTCTCCACGTTTTCGAGCACCATTGTTGCCCAAGCAAAGGTATCAGCAACCTAATACATCAGCAAGAAATATTCAGGGAGCACCTTCTTCCATCCAACAACTGCCATCAATTCATGGGCTTGAACAGGCACACATTGATCATCTTAATCAGTTTAATGCATCTCAAAGATCACCTAATGGCAGCAATTCTAAAAATATGCATCCAAGTGGTGGTCAAGTTACGAGTACTGTGAATTCTATACCTTCAAAGAACACTTTTTCACAATCCAACTCTCAAGAATCTCCTGAACAGAACAGAGAGCAACAGGTGACTCAAACTCAAACTCCCCCTATAAATGTCCAGGAAAATCGACAAAATCTTCCAGTGACTGGAATGGAGACCACTGAAACAAATATACAGTTGAGAAATCAGCAAAATTCTGGTTCTCTTGCAAAATCATCTACTGAGCTTACTCATTCTTTCAATCAAAATAGGGATCTATCTGATATAAAGTTGCAGAAGAAACAGAGGGAATTTTTGTCACAACCTGGTATACAAAACGTGAGGGACATTGAAGGaccttttgtaaatattataaagGAAGAACCATTGAGTGAGATGTCAGAAAATTGTGTGGGAACAAAAATAAGGACTAAGGACTCGCTCGATGTTTCAGAATTCTTTCATCTTGAAGAAATCACTGCTGTTCCTGCTGCCAAGATTTCTCGCAGACCAGAGGTTGTTAGTGGTACTGAGAAGAGGGTTGCCTCTAGAGAATCAAGTTTAGAAAGAAATGTAGATATTCCTCCACATGCTATAATAACACCCCCCCAAACTCCTCCAACACCCATACCTTCAACATCAGGGAGAAGTACATCACCTGTGATGAGCATTAATACCATTCAGGTTATGAAGAAATTGTCTAGTCAGGATTATAACCGTACACAGCAGGTAATGGTTGACTCAGACTTTACCTATTGCAAATTGGAGAAGAATAATGAAAACAGTATAGCCATTTCTAACACTGTTTCACATGTAACTGAAGCTCCCAGTAAAAGTTTGCAGTCTCTAAGTGATATATTTcttgaaaggaaaaaatcaagaGGGCCAGGTAGTTTTTTAAGTAGATCTTTAACAGGAGATATATCAGTTGATGGTTCAGAATTAGAAGGCAACAAATCTACAACCCGAGAAAAATGTTCACAAGAGTCATCAGTTAAATCCTCATCTAAGAACAAGGAAAATGGTCCAAAAGAAATTGCAGGCCTTAAACAGCCCTCCGATCTTCGCGCAGACCTTGCCACTGATTTATCCTCAACCAGTCCAGATAATGCTGGTTGGTTAGCCAAATGCACAGATAAGTCTATCAAACTTTTACGTAACAACAATGTTCTTGAGACAACCAAAAGGCAAGATCAAGAATTGACTTTCAGCTGTTCAGAAGAGGCAGACAAGACACATGAGGAATCACGTGTTTTGTTCAGTAACTCCAAAGAAGTGCAGTCTTGTGTTATGCCAGATAACTCTCAAAAAGAAATTGCAGGTATAGAGGGAGTAGGAACTTCTTCAGAATTTTCAGCTGTAGAATCCTTGGTAGTATTTTCTACTAGCTCATCAACAGTTTATAAGTCTAATGAAAATATatcccaaaataagaaaaatattgaagattCACCGCAGCGTGTTAGGCATAGTTCGGGCAAGAGAAGTTCTAGAGATAAAGGTGAAATATCACGGACTGAATATGTAATAGAGTCTGTAAAATCTGAACCGGTGAATAAGGGTCTTAAGAGTCTTAGTTTTTCTCAGCTAGAAAGTTCTTTGTCGGAACTCAATGGTTTTGTGGAGTATGTGCATGTGACTGATCACCGAGAGGAGCTTGAAATAATCTCACCCAGGAAAATCAAAGGAGCTCGCGATGGTCTGAAAGATTTAGAAGTCAGTCCTCACGCGTCGGATGTCCAGGAAGAAAAGTGGACCATTCAAGAGAGTAGCGTGAATAATGACGACACTGAGAAGAGTGattacttttataaaatatttctttgcacaGATGAAGTTACTGGGAGGGTCACTAACCCAGAGGTCATTCCTGAGTGTTGCCCAATGTGTTATACGGCCATCTGTCCATCAAGAATCACAGTCAACACTGACACTTTTGATATGGTGACTGTTTGTATAGGCTGTGAGTTAACTATACTGATGAGTTGGATGGTAAAGGCAGACGCAGGCATTAACAAAAGGCGTCCTGGTCCTAGAAGTAGAAGGCGTATTGGCCCAAAACGTCTTAGGTGTAACACTGAACAGTGA